Sequence from the Burkholderia sp. GAS332 genome:
ACGCGGTTGATCGACAGTGCCTGTGTATCGAAGGCAACCCGGCCCACGCCCCACGGATCGGGACTGGCGATGCGCGCAATCCGCTCGTCAGCAAACCGGTCCCACAGCGCCTGTTGCTGGAAATGCTGGGGCGTCATGAAAATCCCCTGGGCCCACAGCGGTCTTGTTATCTTCATCGTTATTGGTTGATGCTCGAAACACGGTTTCGCATGGGATGCGCACCGCGTGGCGCCTCTCAGGTCGCCACGCGGGAACGACTCAGGTACGGTTAACAGCTGGCGTTTAGTTCTTTGCCTTCGGCATCTGCGAGACGAGCGACAGATTGATATCCATCCCCTCGACCTGGAAGTGCGGCACGATGAAGAGCTTGACGCGGAAGAAGCCCGGGTTGTCCTCGATGTCCTCGACGATCACCTTAGCTTCGCGCAGCGGGTGCGATGCCTGCAGGTCATCGCCCGGATCGGTCATTTCGGTGACGAGCGACTTGACCCACGTGTTCAACTCAAGCTCAAGCAGACGACGGTCCTTTGTCGTACCAATGTTCTCGCGCTGGATCAGCTTCAGATAATGCGCGATACGCGAGAGCAGGAAGATGTACGGCAGGCGGGCGTTGACGCGGCTGTTTGCGGTGGCTTCTTTCGTCTCATACAGCGCCGGCTTCTGCGCCGAATGTGCCGAGAAGAAGCACGCGAAGTCGTGGTTCTTGTAGTACGACAGCGGAATGAAGCCGAGGTTGGCGAATTCGAACTCGCGCGTTTCGGGGATCAGCACTTCGCTCGGGATCTTCGCCTGATTGCCGGTTCCCAGGTCGTACAGATGAATCGGCAGGTCTTCGACCAGACCACCGGCTTGCGGACCACGGATCTGCACGCACCAGCCATTCTTGATGAAGCTCTTCACCATATTGGCGGCGAAGGCAAACGATGCGTTCGCCCACAGATAACGCGTGTGGTCAGGACCCTTGACCGCTTCCTCGTGGTTGAACGCGCGGACCGGATTTGTATCTGGACCATACGGCAGGCGAGCGAGGAAGCGCGGCAGCGTGAGCCCAATGTAGCGGGCGTCGTCTGATTCGCGGAAGCTCTTCCACTTCAGGTATTCCGCGCGATCGAAATAGTTGCCGATGTCGCGGATGCTTGCGACCTCTTCCATCGAATCTTTACCGAAGAATGTCGGCGACACCGAACCGATGAACGGCATATGAGCCGCGGCCGACACCTTTGAGATGTTGCGCAGCAGGGCGATGTCCTGCGGGCCGCGGTCGAACGCGTAGTTCGAGATGATCGAGCCGATTGGCTGGCCACCCGGCGTATCGTATTCCTGGATGTAGGTGTGCAGATACAGGCCGCTCTGGATGACTTCGGGCGTATCTTCGAAGTCCTGGCGCAGCGCGTCTTTCGAAACGTCGAGCACTTCAATCCTGACGTTCTTGCGGAAGTCGGTGCGATCGACCAGGAACTTCAGTCCGCGCCATGCCGATTCGATCTGCTGGAACGTTTCGTTGTGCATGATTGTGTCGAGCTGACGGCTGATCTGCTGATCGAGATGCGCGATGTGGAAATCAAGCAGGCTTTTGTCGAGACGATCGATCTGCTGCGACGAGTCCTTGATCATTTTCAGGAACACGTTCATTGCCTGCGCGACGCGCTCATCCAGCGACGACTCCGACAGCGCGTCCGCGTTCTGGAAGGCATCGAACGGGCGCGTTTCCTTGACCGGCGTCAGGTTGATTTTTTCGCAAAGCGATTCATAAACACTCTTGCCCGGGGCGTTCAGCACAACCGTATCCGCCGCCGCCGTTTCCTGAACACTGCTTTCGCTTTTGGCCATTTTTGATAACTCCTCGATAAGCGGCGGTTATTGTTGTTGTGCGACCGGAGCCGATTCACTAATCTTCTGCAGATCGGCGCGCAGACGATCGGAGAGGGCTGGGTCCTTCAGGATCTTTTCGAGTTCGCGACGGAACATGGCGTTATCGAGCAGGTTCGATTTAAGATCGCGCAGCAGGTTACGAGCGGCCATCAGCGCGCGCAGTTCGGGCACTTTGCCCGCGACAACGTCCGGCTTGAAGTCGTCCATTGACCTGAAATCAAGGTCAACCGGCAATTCGGAACCGTCACCCGCCAGCGTGTTTTCGACCGCGATCGTCGCCTTCGGGTTGTAGTCGGCGAGTACCGAGTTGAAGTTGTTCTTGTTGATGTCGACTTTGGTTCGTTCTGCGAGCGCACGCGTATCCTGCCCGTTGCTGTAGTCGCCCATGACGAGCAGCTTTAGCGGCAGTTCGACCTTCTTCTGTGCGCCCCCAGTGTGCAGATCCAACTTGATATTGATTCTTGCCTTAGGCACCTCGTTCTGGAAGCTCTCGGCCATTTCATCTCCTTTGAAGTTTTTAATATCAATCGGTACAACCAATATCTGGACCGAATAGATAGCACGGCATTTCCATCTTGAAATATTTGATTTGGAAAATTCTGTCAAATCGCAAAAAAGCCCGAAACGCTCTTCACAGAAGACGCTAAAGCGGTTACCTTCGTCCCCAAAATGTATCTGCGACGTTCTAATCAGGAATGCTGATTATGAATGTGCAGGTTGGCGCGCGAGGAGATAAAGAGACGATGACGGATCTGCCTGGAAGTGTGGAGAAGTACGCGAACGGCCTGACGGCCCTGACCGGGCGGCAATCGTATTTTCTGGACGTGACAGGCCCGGCCAACAGCCGGGAACTGTCAGTGGTGTCGTTCAAAGCGGCTGAGCGCATGGGCGAGCCGTACCGGATCACCATCGAGCTTACGCACCCCGAGAGCCTTGCGCGAGGGGACTATCTCAATCGTGACGCCACCTTCACGATCGATCCGGCCGACGGCAGTGAGCCGCGCGTGTTCGCGGGCTGCATCACGCGCTTCAGCAGGACGAAGACGACGAAGGACTTCAGCAGCTACCGGATCGTGGTCGAGGCGCATTTCGCGCGACTGGGACTGGTGCGGACCAGCAGGGTGTTCCAGCAGCAGACTTCCCCTCAGATCATCGAAGCGATCCTGCGTCGCCACGACTTCAAGGGCCACCAGTTCGTCTTCAACCTGCGCCGCCAGTATCCGCAACACGCGTTCCGTTTCCAGTACCAGACGACGGACTTAAGGTATATCCAGATCCTGATGCAGAAAGAAGGGATCTATTGCTACTTTGTGCAGGGCAAGCACGGCGACGTGATCGTATTCGCGGACGACGTGGATCACTATCTGTACCAACCCGAACTGAAGGTGCCGTACCGCGAGAAGGCGGGGCTGGAGGCCGGGATTGAATCGGTCTTTGCGCTGGAGATGCACGCTGATACGGTGCCGCAGTCGATCATGGTGGCCGATTACAACCCCGATCTGGCATGGGAGCGGTTCAGGGCGGACGCGAACGTTGCGAAGAAGGACACAACGACGTATGGGCAGCCGTACATCTACGGCACGCACCACCTTGACCAGGACGGCGCGAAGTGGGAAGCGCAGTTGCGCCATGAGGCGGCGATTGCGTGGCAGGTCATCTACGAAGGTGAGAGCAACGTGCTCGACCTGCGCCCGGCGCGCATCCTGCACATGGACGAGGATCTGCCCGACGCGCCCAACGGCCAGTTGGTCATCGAGGTCACGCATACCGGAGCGCGTGATCAGGCGTACCGCAACAGCTACAGAGCGATCCCGGCAGACCGGCGTTTTCGGCTGAAGCTCGAAGAGGATACGTGGCCAAAGATCACCGGCACGCTGAGCGCGCGGGTAACGTCGCCCAGCAACTACGAGTACGCGTACCTGACGCAGCAGGGCTACTACACGGTGCGCTTCGACCTGGATTTCGACGAATGGAATCCGGGCGGCGAAAGCGTGCCGTTGCGGCTCGCGAAACCCTTCGCGGGACGCCTGCAGACGGGGTTCCACTTCCCGGCGCTGCATGGTGACGAAGCAGTGCTGGAATTCAGGGATGGAGACCCCAACAAGCCGTATATCTCCCAGTTCCATCACCACAGCCAGGCCATAGACCTGATCACGAATCAGGACCGGTGGCTCTCGCGCAACGTGATCCGCACGCAGGCGAACAACAAGCTGCGCATGGAGGACTGGAAGGGGTACGAGAGCATCAAACTTTCCACCGAGCACTCGGGCAAGAGCCAGCTGAATCTCGGCTACCTGGTCGATTCGAAGAAGCAGAAGCGCGGTGAGGGGTTCGAACTGCGTACGTCCTCCTGGGGCGCACTGCGTGCCGGCAAGGGGCTGTATTTCTCGGCGCACGACCAGGCAAAGGCAGCCGGCCAGCAACTGGACATGCAGGCGACAATCGCGCAACTCGAGCGTGCACTGGAAATCGCTAAGGCGCTGGCAGCCTCAGTCACGACTGCGAAGGCCGTGCCCGCGGATACGGACGCGCAGAAGCAGGTCAACGACGAACTGGACGGGTTGAAAGCCCCGGGCTTACTGGCAAGCGCGCCGGCGTCAATCGGCGTTGTGTCGGGGCGCGGCGTGCAGGTTGCCGCGCAGGACAACATCTCGGCGGTGGCGGGCGGGAATGTCGACGTGAGCGCGGTGAAGCGCGTCACGGTGGCGGCCGGTGAACTCGTGTCGATATTCGCGCAGAAGCTGGGCATCAAACTGTTTGCCGCGAAAGGTCCGGTGCAGATCCAGGCGCAGAGCGATGCGATGTCGCTGCTCGCCGACAAGGACATAACGGTGTCGAGCGTCAATGGGAAAGTCCAGATCTCGGCCGCCCGTGAACTGATTCTCGAATGCGGTGGCGCCTTTATCAAGCTTTCGGGCGGCAACATCACGCTCGGCGGCCCGCTCGACCTGCTTATCAAAACGATCACGATCCAGAAGCAGGGTGCGGCGTCTTTCGATACTTCGCAGTCGCTGCCTGAACCGGGCGACTTCTGTCTCACCTGTTTCGTGCGGGCTGCCCTTACCGGTAGCGCCGTCGTACGCGTATGAAAATAGCGACCCGTTCCGAAGGATGTTTCTTCCTGTTCGACGGCGCACTGTTGCACGGCACACCGCAACAGGTCTGGTTGCTGGAGCAGCCATGGACAGTTCGCCTCTATGACGACCTGGGCGAGCAGGCCAAACTTGTCGGTCCCCTGTTGCTGCCGGCTTCTGTGGATAAGGGCGAGTTGGCGCAAGCGCTGGCGACCAGCGACAGTCCACGACGCTTTGCGTGCAGCCGGTTGACCTGCAGTCAATCACCGGATGTGCTCGAGAAGCATCTACGTGATCTGCGTCATCTGCTCGCGGGAGAAGCTCAGCGCTACTACTTCCGCTATGCCGACGGGCGCGCGCTTTCCGCTGTCTGGTCCACATTGACGCCTGAGCAGCAGCTTGCGGCTATGGGTCCGATCTCGTTGTGGGAGTACATCGATCATGGTGGGGAACTGACCGCGCTAACACCCCCTGCGATTGCACCAGATCAGGATGTGGCGCGGCTGCCATTGCGCCTCGAGCCCGCGCAATGGCATCAGGTGCTGGAGGCAGGACGCATTGGCGAGCTTTTTGAAAGCACTGAGCAACTGTTGTCACCGGATGTGGAAACGCACACGTTGGCCCAGCGCCATGAGTGGACAAGGCAGACATGGCATTGGCTGCGCAGTCTGAACATCGAGCCGGGTCCGCTGTACGCAGCAGCGAACCTTGCAGTGTGGCAGGCGGCCGGGAAAATCAAGGGCGACCCCGCATTCGAAGCCGCATTGCTTGAGGTCCAGAACGGCGGCGACATGGCCCGCATTCTGGCCTTTGGTGAGACGGGCGTGCGTGAGCAGTCAAAGGGCAAGCTCGGCGTGCGCGGGGAGGAACGACCATGAAAAGCCACAACGTGTTTCGCTTCTGTGCCGGACTGCTGCTGATGCTATGCATGGGTATCGCAGCATGCCAGCAACACGATCCTGCCGAGGACGGGGCACCTGTCAGTTTGACCGGCATCGATCATCTGGCCGATCACCTGAGCGTGCAGGAGTTTTCGGTCGACGGTACAAGCGGAGCCCAAGCGGGCAAGGGGGGCCGCACGGTCTGCTGCGTGATGCTGCCGTACAAGTGGCATCCGGACCTGAAAGTAACGGTGCGCTGGAACGTCACCAACTGGCGCGACTGCAAGGGCGAGGATCTCGAGGCCGTGGTGCCCGTGGAGAAGTATGACAAGCCAGAACATGTTTGGGTGCATTTCATGGCCAACGGCAAGGTGCGGGTGGTGTCGTCCATTTACGGAGCGGAGAAAGCTAACGTGCCGGGCTCTGGGCATCCGGTGAAAGATCCGATCCCCGACAAGAATCCGTGGGATGTCTACGACCTCAAGACCTGCAAGCGTTACGACCAGGAATCTCCAGACAAGGACCAGCCATGACATCATTGCCCGGACAGGAAATTCCCGTCGCAATTCACCCGCTCGGCTCTACGCCTGGTATCGTGCCGGTACTGCCCACAGTGATTCCGCATGCTGAGTATTGCGAAATTATGGCTCATATCAGCCTGTTCTTCGATGGCACAGGAAACAACAAGGACTGGAACGACGAGGATGACTGCCACGTCGGTAGCGGGACGCAGTTGCACCGCAGGAAGGAAAGCAACGTTGCCCGGTTGTTCTTCGCCTATCCCGACGACCCGCTTCGCGGTAAGCAGTTAGCTGGCAAGCCTGGCGAGCACGGGGAGGAAGGACCATGAAAAGCCACAACCTGTTTCGCTTCTGTGCCGGACTGCTGCTGATGCTATGCATGGGTATCGCCGCATGCCAACAACACGACCCTGCCAAGGACGGGGTACCCGTCAGTTTGACCGGCATCGATCATCTTGCCGATCACCTGAGCGTGCAGGAGTTTTCGGTCGACGGTACAAGGGGAGCCCAAGCGGGCAAGGGGGCCGCACGGTCTGCTGCGTGATGCTGCCGTACAAGTGGCATCCGGACCTGAAAGTAACGGTGCGCTGGAACGTCACCAACTGGCGCGACTGCAGGGGTGAGGATCTGGAGGCCGTGGTGCCCGTGGAGAAGTATGACGAGCCGGAACATGTTTGGGTGCATTTTATGGCCGACGGCAAGGTGCGGGTGGTGTCGTCCATTTACGGAGCCGAGAAGGCGAATGTGCCGGGCTCTGAGCATCCGGTGAAAGATCCGATTCCTGACAAACATCCGTGGGATGACTATCCCCCTCATGTCCATTGCAAGAAGAATTTTGAGTAGGTCGAGACAGGAAGCACACCAATGACATCGTTGCCCCAACCGGAAATTCCGGTCGCGATCCATCCGCTCGGCCCAACACCAGGTGTTGGGCCGGTACTGCCCACAGTGATCCAGCGCACCGAGCATTGCGAAATCCCGGTGCACATCAGCCTGTTCTTCGATGGCACAGGCAACAACAAGGACTGGAGCGACGAGGATGACTGCCACGTCGGTAGCGGGACGCAGTTGCAACGCCGCAAGGAAAGCAACGTAGCCCGACCGTTCTACGCCTATTCCGACGACCCACTTCGCGGTGAGCAGTTAGCCGGCAAGCCTGGCGAGCGCGGGGAGGAGTGGTCATGAAAAGCCGCAACCTGTTTCGCTTCTGTGCCGGACTGCTGCTGATGCTATGCATGGGTATCGCAGCATGCCAGCAACACGATCCTGCCGAGGACGCGGCACCTGTCAGTTTGACCGGCATCGATCATCTGGCCGATCACCTGAGCGTGCAGGAGTTTTCGGTCGACGGTACCAACGGTTTCCAGGCGGGCAAGGGTGGTACCACGGTCTGCTGCGTGATGCTGCCGTACAAGTGGCATCCGGACCTGAAAGTAACGGTGCGCTGGAACGTCACCAACTGGCGCGACTGCAGGGGTGAGGATTTGGAGGCCGTGGTACCCGTGGAGAGGTATGACGAGCCAGAACAGCTTTGGGTGCATTTCATGGCTAACGGCAAGGTGCGAGTGGTGTCGTCCATTTACGGAGCGGCAAAAGCCAATGCGCCGGGCTCGGGGCACCCTGTAAAAGATCCGATTCCCGACAAACATCCGTGGGATGACTATCCCCCTCATGTCCATTGCAAGAAGAATTTTGAGTAGGTCGAGACAGGAAGCACACCAATGACATCGTTGCCCCAACAGGAAGTCCCCGTCGCGATCCATCCGCTCGGCCCTACGCCGGGTGTTGTGCCGGTACTGCCCACAGTGATCCCGCGCACCGAGCATTGCGAAATCCCGGTGCACATCAGCCTGTTCTTCGATGGCACAGGCAACAACAAGGACTGGAACGACGAGGATGACTGCCACGTCGGTAGTGGGACGCAGTTGCAACGCAGGAAGGAAAGCAACGTCGCCCGGCTATTCTTCGCCTATCCCGACGATCCCCTTCGCGGATACCACCGCATGTACGTTAGCGGTGTGGGCACGCCCTTCAGACCCATTGGCGAATATGTGCCCGCCTCGACAGGCATGGCATTCGGCGGCGGCGGCGACGGGCGGATCAACTTCGGCCTGTTGTCGGTGCTGAACTCCATCCATCGCGCAGCATCGTCAACCGATCTTCGAGCTTACGACGACGGTGTTCTATTGGCCCTCTGCCGCAACGGTGTCCGCACTGCCAACCCCAGGACAGGCACGAGGAGCCGTCTGGCCGGCGACGCGGCAGACGAGTCAGCGCTTGACAAGGTGGGCATGCGGACAACCGGCGGCCTGCTGATGGACGCAGTGAGCGGGGACCGCAAGCAGGCTCAGGCGTTCTACAGGGGCGAGGTGCAACGGATTGCCGGCATCATCAATAAGACGGTCAAGCCCAAACCGGTCGAGATATTCATCGACGTGTTCGGCTTCTCGCGGGGTGCCGCGGAGGCCCGGGTATTTTGCTCCTGGCTGAACGAACTGTTTGAAGACGACACGCTGTGCGGCGTGCGCACGACAATCCGCTTCCTCGGCATATTTGACACCGTGGCGTCGGTGGGGGTACCGAACAACCCCAGCATGACCCATAACATCACCAACGGTCATACTGCCTGGGGTAACGAACAATACCTTCGCATTCCTGAGCGAGTGCAGAACTGCGTGCATTTCGTCGCGATGCACGAAAATCGGCCGTCGTTTCCACTCGAACGGGTGCTGGTACACAACGGCCTTCCCGGCAACTGCCACGAATACGCGTTTCCCGGCATGCACTCGGATGTGGGCGGGGGCTACGGCGTGAACGAACAGGGGCGTGGCCGCCTGCCCACTTCATCGTCGAAGAACTTGCTCAACAGCGAAAAGCTTTCGCAGATTCCGCTGGAATACATGCTCAAGGCTGCGCAGGCAGCCAAGGTGCCTCTAAGAACGGATCTGGCCACGCAGCAATCTGGCGAAAGCGGCTACGATCCATTTCAGGTGGACGATGGTCTCCGCCAGGCCTACACCCGCTTCCACGCCGCCAGTTCCCCTGACGCCCGTCAGCCAGCGGACTGGCTAATTGTCTACCTTGCCTGGCGGTACCAGGTACGTGACAGCTACACAAAACTGCCGTGGGCCAGTCGAGTCGATTCCCTGAATACAAACGACATGGACGATCTGACCGGTGCCAACCAGACCTTGCGTAGCGACATCGCTGCCCTCGACACGGACCTGCTTGAGCGAGCCGCTTCCGCCATGTATGAGAGCGGCAAGACAATTCTTTCCACCCTGCAGCCGGGGAGTCCACTGACACGTGCGTTTCCGGATTCCACCCTATCGAAGTTGCGCAAGCTGGCGCCTGAAGCGAGCAATGTGTTGCAGCGATCGAAACGCTATCCCAAGGTGTCGGAGGCGGAGGCTCATTTGTTCTCCACCTATGCGCATGATTCATACGCCGGTTTCCGGCCGTTTGATCATCAGTTCCGGCTGTGGATAGCCGGTTGCCGAAAGCTGATGTCTGGTTCGTGGGAGCCAGAAGGCTATCTGCGCTATCGGCGCTTCTATACCGGTTTCGATACGGCGCGCACCTACAGGGTAGCCATTGCCGACCAGCAACTGC
This genomic interval carries:
- a CDS encoding type VI secretion system protein ImpB, whose product is MAESFQNEVPKARINIKLDLHTGGAQKKVELPLKLLVMGDYSNGQDTRALAERTKVDINKNNFNSVLADYNPKATIAVENTLAGDGSELPVDLDFRSMDDFKPDVVAGKVPELRALMAARNLLRDLKSNLLDNAMFRRELEKILKDPALSDRLRADLQKISESAPVAQQQ
- a CDS encoding Protein of unknown function (manually curated), translated to MPTTRPCQGRGTRQFDRHRSSCRSPERAGVFGRRYKGSPSGQGGRTVCCVMLPYKWHPDLKVTVRWNVTNWRDCRGEDLEAVVPVEKYDEPEHVWVHFMADGKVRVVSSIYGAEKANVPGSEHPVKDPIPDKHPWDDYPPHVHCKKNFE
- a CDS encoding Uncharacterized alpha/beta hydrolase domain; protein product: MTSLPQQEVPVAIHPLGPTPGVVPVLPTVIPRTEHCEIPVHISLFFDGTGNNKDWNDEDDCHVGSGTQLQRRKESNVARLFFAYPDDPLRGYHRMYVSGVGTPFRPIGEYVPASTGMAFGGGGDGRINFGLLSVLNSIHRAASSTDLRAYDDGVLLALCRNGVRTANPRTGTRSRLAGDAADESALDKVGMRTTGGLLMDAVSGDRKQAQAFYRGEVQRIAGIINKTVKPKPVEIFIDVFGFSRGAAEARVFCSWLNELFEDDTLCGVRTTIRFLGIFDTVASVGVPNNPSMTHNITNGHTAWGNEQYLRIPERVQNCVHFVAMHENRPSFPLERVLVHNGLPGNCHEYAFPGMHSDVGGGYGVNEQGRGRLPTSSSKNLLNSEKLSQIPLEYMLKAAQAAKVPLRTDLATQQSGESGYDPFQVDDGLRQAYTRFHAASSPDARQPADWLIVYLAWRYQVRDSYTKLPWASRVDSLNTNDMDDLTGANQTLRSDIAALDTDLLERAASAMYESGKTILSTLQPGSPLTRAFPDSTLSKLRKLAPEASNVLQRSKRYPKVSEAEAHLFSTYAHDSYAGFRPFDHQFRLWIAGCRKLMSGSWEPEGYLRYRRFYTGFDTARTYRVAIADQQLQQIEMQNMLNSKGSGIGDVFNGRTL
- a CDS encoding type VI secretion system secreted protein VgrG; the protein is MNVQVGARGDKETMTDLPGSVEKYANGLTALTGRQSYFLDVTGPANSRELSVVSFKAAERMGEPYRITIELTHPESLARGDYLNRDATFTIDPADGSEPRVFAGCITRFSRTKTTKDFSSYRIVVEAHFARLGLVRTSRVFQQQTSPQIIEAILRRHDFKGHQFVFNLRRQYPQHAFRFQYQTTDLRYIQILMQKEGIYCYFVQGKHGDVIVFADDVDHYLYQPELKVPYREKAGLEAGIESVFALEMHADTVPQSIMVADYNPDLAWERFRADANVAKKDTTTYGQPYIYGTHHLDQDGAKWEAQLRHEAAIAWQVIYEGESNVLDLRPARILHMDEDLPDAPNGQLVIEVTHTGARDQAYRNSYRAIPADRRFRLKLEEDTWPKITGTLSARVTSPSNYEYAYLTQQGYYTVRFDLDFDEWNPGGESVPLRLAKPFAGRLQTGFHFPALHGDEAVLEFRDGDPNKPYISQFHHHSQAIDLITNQDRWLSRNVIRTQANNKLRMEDWKGYESIKLSTEHSGKSQLNLGYLVDSKKQKRGEGFELRTSSWGALRAGKGLYFSAHDQAKAAGQQLDMQATIAQLERALEIAKALAASVTTAKAVPADTDAQKQVNDELDGLKAPGLLASAPASIGVVSGRGVQVAAQDNISAVAGGNVDVSAVKRVTVAAGELVSIFAQKLGIKLFAAKGPVQIQAQSDAMSLLADKDITVSSVNGKVQISAARELILECGGAFIKLSGGNITLGGPLDLLIKTITIQKQGAASFDTSQSLPEPGDFCLTCFVRAALTGSAVVRV
- a CDS encoding type VI secretion system protein ImpC, whose protein sequence is MAKSESSVQETAAADTVVLNAPGKSVYESLCEKINLTPVKETRPFDAFQNADALSESSLDERVAQAMNVFLKMIKDSSQQIDRLDKSLLDFHIAHLDQQISRQLDTIMHNETFQQIESAWRGLKFLVDRTDFRKNVRIEVLDVSKDALRQDFEDTPEVIQSGLYLHTYIQEYDTPGGQPIGSIISNYAFDRGPQDIALLRNISKVSAAAHMPFIGSVSPTFFGKDSMEEVASIRDIGNYFDRAEYLKWKSFRESDDARYIGLTLPRFLARLPYGPDTNPVRAFNHEEAVKGPDHTRYLWANASFAFAANMVKSFIKNGWCVQIRGPQAGGLVEDLPIHLYDLGTGNQAKIPSEVLIPETREFEFANLGFIPLSYYKNHDFACFFSAHSAQKPALYETKEATANSRVNARLPYIFLLSRIAHYLKLIQRENIGTTKDRRLLELELNTWVKSLVTEMTDPGDDLQASHPLREAKVIVEDIEDNPGFFRVKLFIVPHFQVEGMDINLSLVSQMPKAKN